A single genomic interval of Candidatus Sysuiplasma acidicola harbors:
- a CDS encoding ATP/GTP-binding protein, whose protein sequence is MKKIVFVGTAGAGKTTLTAAFQNWMHDNGYDAVTMNLDPGADKLPYSPDVDIRDWVKLDSVMNEYSLGPNGAQIVAADLLALNMDKVLEPVEKLDSDYLLVDTPGQLELFAYRQSGSIVIEKLGLDESILAFVTEPTMCKTPSGFVSSAMLFASVNFRFDVPALNILSKSDIVTGDELAKIIEWSSSESGLYEDLMNSDAKASKVLSIEVYKALQEISAYSEMIPVSAEDYSGLADVYGKAQGIFQGGEDLDKRIS, encoded by the coding sequence ATGAAAAAAATCGTATTCGTCGGCACTGCAGGTGCAGGGAAAACCACACTTACGGCGGCTTTTCAGAACTGGATGCACGATAACGGCTATGATGCCGTCACTATGAATTTGGACCCGGGGGCCGATAAGCTGCCCTATTCACCTGATGTGGATATAAGAGACTGGGTGAAACTGGACAGTGTGATGAATGAATACAGTTTGGGTCCAAACGGCGCTCAGATTGTTGCGGCCGATCTTCTCGCGCTTAATATGGACAAAGTCCTAGAACCTGTGGAGAAGCTTGACAGCGACTATCTGCTCGTTGACACCCCCGGTCAGCTTGAGCTGTTTGCGTACAGGCAATCAGGTAGTATTGTTATCGAGAAGTTAGGGCTGGACGAGAGCATTCTTGCGTTTGTGACTGAACCCACTATGTGTAAGACGCCCTCGGGTTTTGTCTCTTCCGCCATGCTCTTTGCAAGCGTAAATTTCAGATTCGATGTGCCCGCGCTCAATATACTCTCCAAATCTGACATAGTGACGGGAGACGAGCTGGCAAAGATCATAGAATGGTCAAGTTCGGAATCGGGGCTGTACGAGGATCTCATGAACTCCGATGCAAAGGCATCAAAAGTCCTCAGTATCGAGGTGTATAAGGCACTTCAGGAAATAAGTGCGTACAGCGAGATGATCCCTGTCTCTGCAGAAGACTACTCCGGTCTCGCGGATGTGTATGGAAAGGCACAGGGGATATTCCAGGGCGGCGAGGATCTGGACAAGCGCATCAGCTAA
- the coaBC gene encoding bifunctional phosphopantothenoylcysteine decarboxylase/phosphopantothenate--cysteine ligase CoaBC, producing MHPATRIFGNRDRRLGGNRVLLCISGSIAATETVKLSRELIRHGAEVVPLMTEAATRIISRDALRFACGVEPVTALTGEVEHISAFAKDRQNAVVVAPATADVLSKISHAIADDAVTTLCLNALGMNVPVIVAPSMSSTMMNNPFLKRNIESLRRQGVNVLPSIIAEDEAKLLDNAFIVEEVARCFSTGTLRRRGVLVVGGAGEEQIDDVRMVTSRSTGRTAIEIATAAYEQKANVTLWCGRMDVEVPSYLKCTPFRTLSDLRAMIADRKFDIVIVPASLPDFIPERKKGKMPSTSDLQLRLKRAPKFIEEIREKCKVLVAFKADVGDEAAVVGSARKRLKEARLDMIVANNLAHVRDDTTRAHLITKETDELVEGTKRELAEMIVGMLPSL from the coding sequence ATGCATCCGGCAACCAGAATATTTGGAAACAGGGACAGGAGACTCGGTGGCAACAGGGTACTGCTGTGCATCTCGGGAAGCATAGCTGCGACGGAGACTGTAAAGCTGTCAAGAGAACTCATCAGGCACGGCGCAGAAGTCGTGCCGCTGATGACTGAAGCGGCCACGCGGATTATAAGCAGAGATGCGCTGCGGTTTGCATGCGGCGTGGAGCCTGTCACGGCGCTTACGGGCGAAGTTGAGCACATATCGGCATTTGCCAAAGACAGGCAGAATGCGGTTGTGGTTGCGCCTGCGACTGCCGATGTCCTAAGCAAAATTTCGCACGCAATCGCGGATGACGCCGTTACGACACTCTGCCTGAACGCACTCGGCATGAACGTCCCTGTGATCGTTGCGCCGTCCATGAGCTCGACGATGATGAACAACCCGTTTCTCAAGAGAAATATTGAAAGCCTGAGGAGACAGGGCGTCAACGTGCTCCCGTCCATTATTGCTGAAGACGAGGCGAAGCTTCTCGACAACGCGTTCATCGTCGAGGAGGTGGCAAGATGTTTCTCAACAGGGACACTTAGGAGACGCGGCGTCCTCGTTGTCGGAGGTGCAGGCGAAGAGCAGATTGACGACGTCAGGATGGTGACAAGCAGGAGCACCGGCAGGACGGCGATTGAGATTGCAACTGCCGCCTACGAGCAGAAGGCGAATGTCACATTGTGGTGCGGCAGAATGGACGTTGAAGTGCCTTCGTACCTAAAATGCACGCCGTTCAGGACCCTTTCTGATTTGCGTGCAATGATTGCTGACAGGAAATTCGACATAGTGATCGTTCCTGCGTCCCTGCCGGACTTCATACCCGAAAGGAAGAAAGGAAAGATGCCGTCGACCTCCGACTTACAGCTCAGGCTCAAAAGGGCACCGAAGTTTATCGAAGAAATAAGGGAAAAATGCAAAGTACTGGTCGCATTCAAGGCCGATGTCGGGGACGAGGCGGCCGTTGTGGGCAGCGCCAGAAAGCGGTTGAAGGAAGCGCGGCTTGATATGATAGTTGCAAACAATCTGGCACACGTGCGCGACGACACGACCAGAGCACATCTGATAACGAAAGAAACAGATGAACTCGTTGAAGGCACGAAGAGAGAGCTCGCTGAAATGATTGTTGGTATGCTCCCTTCACTCTGA
- the tmk gene encoding dTMP kinase, translating into MVFEGIDGSGKTTVSRFIYNRLRKVCSVKLTSEPYDRTILATAEACERKFADAPVSAIDCSALLFTHDRAVHTLNIRRWLTQGKTVLCDRYFMSTIAYQGAQYRLKGVDRSSWLRAINRPFMDAPDMLIYMDSDTSVAISRIRSRGAHSPLFENEQLLRETAASYRREYRAYRGAKLSINANGRASEVCEEVLYAIKSAMELS; encoded by the coding sequence ATCGTTTTCGAAGGAATAGACGGAAGCGGCAAGACGACCGTATCGCGGTTCATTTACAACAGATTGAGGAAAGTCTGCAGCGTTAAACTCACATCAGAGCCTTACGACAGAACGATTCTTGCAACGGCGGAGGCCTGCGAGAGGAAATTCGCTGATGCGCCAGTATCAGCAATAGACTGCAGCGCACTGCTGTTCACACACGACCGGGCAGTGCACACGCTCAACATCAGACGGTGGCTGACACAGGGGAAGACGGTGTTGTGTGACAGGTATTTCATGTCTACGATAGCATACCAGGGGGCACAGTACAGATTGAAAGGCGTGGACCGTTCTTCGTGGCTCCGCGCCATAAACAGACCATTCATGGATGCTCCCGACATGCTGATTTACATGGACAGTGATACATCAGTGGCAATCAGCAGGATAAGGAGCAGGGGCGCTCATTCGCCTTTGTTTGAGAACGAACAACTCCTCCGCGAGACCGCCGCGTCGTACAGAAGAGAATACCGTGCATACCGTGGGGCGAAACTGAGCATAAATGCGAACGGACGGGCATCGGAGGTTTGCGAGGAAGTGCTCTACGCAATAAAAAGTGCAATGGAGCTGAGCTGA
- the ilvD gene encoding dihydroxy-acid dehydratase: MSERRSREVYAGPERAPNRAFMKSMGLTDNDLEHAIVGVAAAWNEAGPCNMHVLSLGEKAKEGIRSAGGTPRMFTAPVVIDGIAMGTRGMKYSLISRELVANTVELTVNAHGYDGFVGLSGCDKTNPGMMMAMARLNLPSIVMYCGTTLPGSYHGKPIAIGDVYEAVGAYSAGNMSAKELKVMEDCAIPTAGACGGLYTANTMAMMTEALGLALPGSASPPAVEGSKTSFVFETGRKLMDLLETDLKPRDILSHESFENAIAVLMASGGSTNAVLHLIAIASEAGLKLDLEEFDRIGAKVPEIVDMKPSGKYVMADLHRVGGVPALMKKLLDAGMLRNDALTVTGKTVGENLSVLETNGMTQEVVHEISSPIYRRGGIKILHGSLAPDGAVIKASASRVEQMTGKARVFDSEEDAFNAVMKKSIREGDIVLIRYEGPRGGPGMREMLAVTAAIVGQGLGEKVGLVTDGRFSGATRGIMVGHVCPEAAAGGPIALVKDGDSITIDTENGRLDVHVDEAELSRRRSVWKKKEDGAGPGLLRQYAALVSSASEGAVLNPRAS; this comes from the coding sequence ATGTCTGAGAGAAGATCCAGGGAAGTCTATGCAGGGCCCGAGAGGGCGCCGAACAGGGCATTCATGAAGTCGATGGGACTGACAGACAACGATCTGGAACATGCCATCGTCGGAGTGGCCGCGGCATGGAATGAGGCAGGACCATGCAACATGCATGTTCTATCACTGGGCGAAAAAGCGAAGGAAGGCATTAGATCTGCGGGCGGAACTCCGCGCATGTTCACCGCCCCCGTTGTTATTGACGGCATAGCGATGGGCACGAGAGGAATGAAATATTCGCTTATAAGCAGGGAGCTTGTCGCAAACACAGTGGAACTCACAGTAAATGCACACGGATATGACGGTTTTGTCGGCCTTTCAGGTTGTGACAAGACCAATCCCGGCATGATGATGGCAATGGCCAGGCTCAACCTTCCGTCCATTGTAATGTACTGTGGCACCACGCTTCCCGGAAGCTACCACGGCAAACCAATCGCCATAGGAGATGTTTACGAAGCGGTTGGAGCATACTCGGCAGGCAACATGTCCGCAAAGGAGCTGAAGGTCATGGAAGACTGCGCCATACCCACGGCGGGAGCCTGCGGCGGTCTCTACACAGCCAATACTATGGCCATGATGACGGAAGCACTGGGCCTCGCGCTGCCCGGAAGCGCTTCACCTCCGGCGGTGGAAGGATCCAAAACGAGTTTTGTGTTCGAGACCGGCCGGAAGCTGATGGATCTGCTGGAGACGGACCTGAAACCCAGAGACATACTATCGCACGAATCATTCGAAAACGCCATCGCTGTGCTCATGGCTTCCGGAGGCTCGACGAATGCAGTTCTTCACCTCATTGCGATAGCGAGTGAAGCCGGTCTGAAACTTGACCTTGAAGAGTTTGACAGGATAGGCGCGAAGGTCCCGGAGATTGTGGACATGAAGCCATCCGGCAAATACGTCATGGCCGATCTCCACAGGGTCGGCGGCGTTCCGGCGCTGATGAAGAAGCTGCTTGATGCAGGCATGCTGAGAAATGATGCGCTGACTGTGACGGGAAAAACGGTTGGAGAAAACCTTTCAGTGCTGGAGACGAATGGCATGACGCAGGAAGTTGTCCATGAAATATCATCACCGATATACCGCCGCGGAGGAATAAAAATATTGCATGGTTCCCTCGCTCCTGATGGTGCCGTAATCAAGGCTTCCGCTTCCAGAGTTGAGCAGATGACTGGCAAGGCCAGAGTCTTCGATTCGGAAGAAGATGCATTCAACGCGGTTATGAAGAAGAGCATCAGGGAGGGGGACATAGTCCTCATAAGATATGAAGGACCGCGCGGAGGACCGGGTATGAGGGAAATGCTGGCAGTAACGGCAGCAATAGTCGGCCAGGGGCTTGGAGAGAAAGTCGGCCTCGTGACAGACGGACGGTTCTCGGGTGCCACCAGAGGCATCATGGTAGGGCACGTCTGCCCTGAAGCGGCTGCAGGCGGACCCATTGCGCTCGTGAAGGACGGAGACAGCATAACCATCGATACGGAAAACGGCAGACTGGATGTCCATGTGGACGAAGCCGAACTGTCGCGGCGCAGGAGTGTATGGAAGAAGAAGGAGGACGGCGCGGGCCCGGGTCTGCTGCGCCAATATGCTGCCCTGGTATCGTCTGCTTCTGAGGGAGCGGTGCTGAATCCGCGGGCCAGCTGA
- the gcvPB gene encoding aminomethyl-transferring glycine dehydrogenase subunit GcvPB, with protein MNFSQAHWEEPLLNEIEAPAVFGFDNKIRRPSARTDKGVLERKVLHLPDVSERYLMKHYVNLSQMNYSVDNGPHLLGSCTMKYNPKVSENIASLEKVARLHPLQPVETVQGALRILYELSQALCRISGMDAVSLQPAGGAQGEFAGMLMTKAHFEKKGEKRDTILVPDSAHGTNPASAAMAGYEVRELPSKDGMVDVGLLRKSVDDSVAAIMLTNPNTLGLFEEEVGEIADIMHERGSLLYYDGANMNAIIGKTNPGAMGFDIVHFNLHKTFATPHGGGGPGAGPVGVRQHLEKFLPVPVVVHRNDSYDLDYNRPESIGKLHSFYGNFGILLRAYAYILMNGSDGLVHNSETAVLNSNYLMKRISSAYSVPYKRLKKHEFVASASDIKSKRGVSTLDISKRLIDYGIHPPTIYFPQIVSEALMIEPTENLSRDTLDEVARMFIETASEPAEVLHTAPHSTGRSRIDEVRAARNMVFTWKEFEQRGSGK; from the coding sequence TTGAACTTTTCCCAGGCTCACTGGGAAGAGCCGCTGCTGAACGAGATCGAGGCACCTGCTGTATTCGGTTTCGACAACAAGATCAGGCGGCCCTCAGCCAGAACAGACAAGGGTGTGCTAGAGAGAAAGGTGCTGCACCTCCCCGATGTATCTGAACGATATCTGATGAAACATTACGTCAACCTCTCGCAAATGAATTATTCTGTAGACAACGGCCCTCACCTTCTGGGCTCATGCACAATGAAGTACAATCCAAAGGTTTCAGAGAATATAGCTTCGCTTGAAAAAGTAGCTAGATTACACCCGTTGCAGCCTGTTGAAACTGTTCAGGGCGCACTTCGCATCTTGTATGAGCTCTCACAGGCACTTTGCAGAATATCAGGTATGGATGCAGTGTCGCTGCAGCCTGCCGGTGGCGCACAGGGTGAATTTGCAGGCATGCTCATGACGAAAGCGCACTTCGAGAAAAAAGGCGAGAAGAGGGATACCATACTCGTGCCTGACTCCGCTCACGGCACGAATCCCGCCAGTGCCGCCATGGCAGGTTACGAAGTCCGGGAGCTGCCGTCAAAGGACGGTATGGTCGATGTCGGTCTGCTCAGAAAATCTGTGGATGACAGTGTCGCAGCCATAATGCTGACCAATCCGAACACGCTCGGGCTCTTCGAGGAAGAGGTTGGCGAAATTGCGGACATCATGCACGAGAGGGGTTCGCTGCTCTATTACGACGGAGCTAACATGAACGCCATCATCGGCAAGACGAACCCGGGCGCGATGGGTTTCGACATCGTTCATTTCAACCTCCATAAGACATTCGCGACTCCACACGGCGGCGGTGGGCCCGGGGCCGGCCCTGTCGGCGTAAGGCAGCATCTCGAAAAATTCCTTCCAGTGCCTGTAGTCGTGCACAGAAACGATTCATATGATCTTGATTACAACAGGCCGGAGAGCATAGGCAAACTCCACTCCTTCTATGGCAACTTCGGCATTCTTCTCCGGGCATATGCATACATTCTCATGAACGGCAGCGACGGGCTTGTACACAACAGCGAGACGGCAGTGCTGAATTCCAATTACCTGATGAAGCGCATTTCGTCCGCGTATTCGGTTCCGTACAAGCGGCTGAAGAAACATGAATTTGTAGCCAGCGCATCCGACATCAAGTCAAAGCGAGGCGTCAGCACGCTGGACATTTCCAAGAGGCTCATTGATTATGGCATACATCCTCCGACGATTTATTTCCCACAGATAGTAAGCGAGGCGCTGATGATAGAACCGACGGAAAACCTGTCGAGGGACACACTGGATGAAGTCGCGCGCATGTTCATTGAGACGGCCTCGGAACCTGCGGAAGTGCTGCACACCGCACCCCATTCCACCGGGCGCAGCAGGATAGATGAAGTAAGGGCGGCCAGGAACATGGTGTTCACCTGGAAGGAATTCGAACAAAGGGGGAGCGGGAAGTGA
- the dnaJ gene encoding molecular chaperone DnaJ has product MAKDYYAVLGVGKDASPDDIKRAYRKLAQQYHPDVAKIDRKEAEEKFKTISEAYEVLMDPQKRKNYDTYGSEAVNFGGGGFDWSNFTHFQDIGDIFSNLGFGFGGGGSIFDVFFGSQRQRRGSYAETGASLQYDLDVTLEEVNTGSSRTIEVPRAVPCTECKGTGAEKGNLSTCPTCNGKGQMTHRQSSLGGNFVTVRTCQTCGGRGKVIRERCRACNGKGKTHTLSKIEVQIPRGAEEGTHLRIAGAGEPGTNGGPPGDLYVVLNVAEHPHFKREGENIFYTAEIPFTLAALGGEIEVPTIGSKAKMQIPQGTQPGTTLRMAGLGLPRMRGKGNGDLFVSVNVRIPKKLSSEQKELLRKFETIDEKGKGFFSKLRNV; this is encoded by the coding sequence ATGGCGAAGGACTACTATGCCGTGCTGGGCGTCGGCAAGGACGCTTCCCCCGACGATATAAAACGCGCGTACAGGAAACTGGCACAACAATATCACCCGGACGTCGCCAAGATTGACAGAAAGGAAGCCGAGGAGAAATTCAAGACAATATCCGAAGCCTATGAAGTTCTCATGGACCCCCAGAAGAGGAAAAATTATGACACGTACGGCAGCGAGGCAGTAAACTTCGGCGGTGGAGGCTTTGACTGGTCAAATTTCACACATTTCCAGGACATTGGTGACATCTTCAGCAATCTTGGTTTCGGCTTTGGCGGTGGCGGCTCCATCTTCGATGTTTTCTTTGGCTCGCAGAGGCAACGACGCGGTTCCTATGCAGAAACCGGTGCATCGCTTCAGTATGACCTGGACGTAACGCTCGAGGAAGTGAATACAGGGAGCAGCAGGACCATAGAGGTGCCAAGAGCAGTCCCCTGCACCGAGTGCAAAGGAACGGGAGCAGAGAAAGGCAATCTATCGACATGCCCGACGTGCAACGGCAAGGGTCAGATGACACACAGGCAGAGTTCTCTCGGCGGTAATTTTGTCACCGTCAGGACGTGCCAGACCTGCGGCGGCAGAGGCAAAGTGATAAGGGAGAGGTGTCGCGCCTGCAACGGAAAGGGAAAGACGCACACCCTTTCCAAAATCGAGGTGCAGATACCGCGCGGAGCTGAGGAAGGAACTCACCTCAGGATTGCAGGCGCTGGTGAGCCCGGAACCAATGGCGGGCCGCCCGGCGACCTTTACGTTGTGCTGAATGTTGCCGAGCATCCACACTTCAAGAGAGAGGGAGAGAATATCTTCTATACGGCAGAAATTCCGTTCACGCTTGCTGCACTTGGCGGTGAAATAGAGGTGCCGACAATCGGCAGCAAGGCAAAGATGCAGATTCCGCAGGGCACTCAGCCCGGAACGACGCTGAGGATGGCAGGGCTAGGCTTGCCGAGGATGCGTGGCAAGGGCAATGGTGACCTGTTTGTTTCTGTGAATGTCAGGATACCGAAAAAGCTCAGTTCTGAACAGAAGGAACTGTTGCGCAAGTTTGAAACCATCGATGAAAAGGGCAAAGGTTTTTTCTCGAAACTCAGGAACGTTTGA
- the gcvPA gene encoding aminomethyl-transferring glycine dehydrogenase subunit GcvPA: MNENEEMLRFLGLRSVDDLFSDIPEKFRTGRPDIPEGMSEMEVVSYLKNVLDLNVSSAEYTSYVGAGAYDTFVPALVQHVIGRSELYTSYTPYQAELSQGLLQLIFEYQSMMSELTAMDVVNASLYDGASATGEAAMMCTRIREGSNFLIPRAMAPWKKSVIANYLVGTGVTLREYGYSATTGQANTDELRTMAREGACGAYVEMPNFLGIYQEDIMDIKNSIGNVPLVAGVNPLSLATVVPPGEYGADIVVGEGQPLGLGLNFGGPYLGIFACRKEHVRKMPGRVVGVTVDGEGRRSFCLTLQAREQHIRRSKATSNVCTNQTLLSVAASVYIAAMGTRGLKSLADTIEYNRSLAMDAFVKAGFIVPFRGYGFNEFVLKTNSKPEHIAKEMLRHHVIAGLPLGDILPELGNASLWAVNERTDGEEIRKLVKAVASVN; the protein is encoded by the coding sequence TTGAATGAAAACGAAGAGATGCTTCGCTTTCTGGGGCTGCGCTCTGTCGATGATCTGTTCTCAGACATACCGGAAAAGTTTCGAACGGGCAGGCCCGACATACCCGAAGGCATGAGCGAGATGGAAGTCGTTTCGTATTTGAAGAATGTGCTCGACTTGAACGTGAGTTCTGCGGAATACACATCATACGTCGGCGCCGGAGCTTACGACACGTTTGTTCCGGCGCTGGTCCAGCACGTTATAGGGCGCTCCGAGCTTTACACTTCATATACACCCTATCAGGCAGAATTGAGCCAGGGGCTGCTGCAGCTCATATTCGAATACCAGAGCATGATGAGCGAACTCACAGCCATGGACGTTGTCAATGCATCGCTTTATGACGGAGCCAGCGCGACAGGCGAAGCTGCGATGATGTGCACTCGCATTCGGGAGGGTAGCAATTTCCTGATTCCAAGAGCCATGGCGCCATGGAAGAAATCAGTCATAGCCAACTACCTGGTCGGAACAGGAGTTACACTCAGGGAATACGGCTATTCAGCAACAACTGGCCAGGCAAACACTGATGAACTGAGGACCATGGCCAGGGAGGGAGCCTGCGGCGCCTATGTCGAGATGCCGAATTTCCTAGGCATCTACCAGGAGGACATCATGGATATCAAGAACAGCATAGGGAATGTACCGCTTGTGGCCGGTGTTAACCCACTTTCGCTTGCGACAGTAGTTCCTCCCGGAGAGTACGGTGCAGATATCGTCGTTGGAGAGGGGCAGCCGCTTGGCCTCGGACTTAACTTCGGCGGCCCTTATCTCGGCATTTTCGCCTGCAGAAAGGAGCATGTGAGAAAGATGCCCGGCAGAGTCGTCGGCGTGACGGTGGACGGGGAGGGGAGGAGGTCATTCTGCCTCACGCTGCAGGCGAGAGAGCAACACATTAGACGGTCAAAGGCAACGTCCAATGTGTGTACCAATCAGACGCTGCTTTCTGTTGCCGCCTCCGTATACATAGCTGCGATGGGCACCAGAGGACTGAAATCACTCGCTGATACCATAGAGTATAACAGGTCACTCGCGATGGATGCATTTGTGAAGGCGGGTTTCATTGTGCCGTTTCGCGGGTACGGTTTCAATGAATTCGTCTTGAAGACGAACAGCAAACCGGAACACATTGCAAAGGAGATGCTCAGACATCACGTGATTGCGGGCCTGCCGCTCGGCGACATATTGCCGGAACTCGGCAACGCATCCCTCTGGGCTGTAAACGAGAGAACGGATGGTGAAGAAATACGGAAACTGGTCAAAGCAGTCGCATCGGTAAATTGA
- a CDS encoding DUF357 domain-containing protein: MKTDRITDEKLRRYTEITEQAISKLIISVPEEGLLRKAAEDYLSMAKNYYSDSKHFASEGDFVNAFACLNYAYGWIDAGARLGLFNVGSDHKLFTLSK; encoded by the coding sequence ATGAAAACAGACAGAATCACGGACGAGAAACTGCGCAGATATACCGAAATCACAGAACAGGCAATTTCAAAGCTGATAATATCCGTCCCGGAAGAAGGACTGCTGCGCAAAGCAGCGGAAGACTACCTCAGCATGGCGAAAAACTATTACAGCGATTCGAAGCACTTCGCTTCGGAAGGCGATTTCGTGAATGCATTTGCGTGCCTCAACTATGCGTACGGATGGATCGACGCAGGGGCCAGGCTGGGCCTGTTCAACGTCGGGTCCGACCATAAACTCTTCACGCTCTCGAAATGA
- a CDS encoding adenylosuccinate synthase has protein sequence MPATVLVGLQWGDEGKGKITDFMAGMANAVVRFQGGANAGHTVEFDNRRFKFHQIPSGILHKGVTGIIANGSVVDPGELLSEMEGIESKGFNLSKLYISDRAHMVMPYHKQLDGAEEMLRGANALGTTKKGIGPCYADKCARLGFRINELQKPHELKQKLEFVCRVKSAYASALSLDVKIDADEIYDALLKFHAVISGHVRDTASMINDMMSRDRKLLFEGAHGIMLDIDHGNYPFVTSSNTVAGNAYSSSGMSPRHRIKTFGVLKAYSTRVGAGPFPTELSDEVGEHLALKGMEVGTTTGRPRRCGWLDLFAVRHAIMVSGASEVALTKLDVLSGIDRLKVAVGYEYEGRKLKDYPSDASVLSSVKPVYREFKGWSDELDEGMDRYSGLPEAAKTYISFIEKFLEVRARIISVGHSRDRTIVRGKFAI, from the coding sequence ATGCCTGCCACTGTTCTTGTAGGCCTTCAATGGGGAGATGAAGGAAAGGGTAAGATTACCGACTTTATGGCCGGGATGGCGAATGCAGTAGTGCGCTTTCAGGGAGGAGCGAATGCAGGCCACACCGTGGAATTTGACAACAGGCGCTTCAAGTTTCACCAGATACCGTCGGGAATCCTGCACAAGGGTGTCACCGGCATAATAGCCAACGGCTCAGTCGTGGACCCGGGCGAACTGCTTTCGGAGATGGAAGGCATAGAGAGCAAGGGTTTCAACCTCTCGAAGCTCTACATAAGCGACAGGGCGCATATGGTGATGCCGTACCACAAACAGCTCGACGGTGCGGAAGAGATGCTGCGTGGAGCGAATGCGCTGGGCACGACGAAGAAAGGGATAGGCCCCTGCTATGCAGACAAATGTGCACGACTCGGTTTCAGGATTAACGAACTGCAGAAGCCCCATGAACTGAAACAGAAACTGGAATTTGTCTGCAGGGTGAAAAGTGCATACGCTTCCGCCCTTTCACTGGATGTGAAAATAGATGCGGACGAGATATACGACGCCTTACTGAAATTCCATGCCGTCATTTCAGGCCACGTCAGGGATACAGCCAGCATGATTAATGACATGATGTCAAGAGACAGGAAACTGCTCTTTGAAGGTGCGCATGGCATAATGCTTGACATCGACCACGGCAATTATCCGTTTGTCACTTCATCGAATACAGTCGCGGGGAATGCATATTCTTCGTCAGGCATGTCGCCGAGACATAGGATAAAAACCTTCGGTGTACTGAAGGCGTATTCTACCAGAGTGGGCGCCGGACCCTTCCCGACTGAGCTTTCGGATGAGGTCGGGGAGCATCTTGCGCTCAAAGGTATGGAAGTCGGAACCACGACCGGAAGGCCCAGGCGCTGTGGATGGCTGGATCTGTTCGCAGTGCGCCACGCAATTATGGTGTCCGGGGCAAGCGAGGTGGCGCTGACCAAACTGGATGTTCTATCGGGCATCGACAGGCTGAAGGTTGCAGTGGGTTACGAATACGAAGGCAGGAAGCTCAAGGACTACCCGTCAGATGCTTCGGTGCTTTCATCCGTGAAACCGGTGTACAGGGAATTCAAAGGCTGGTCGGACGAGCTGGACGAAGGGATGGATCGGTATTCCGGACTTCCGGAAGCGGCGAAGACCTACATCTCGTTCATAGAAAAATTCCTCGAAGTCAGAGCGAGGATTATTTCGGTCGGGCATTCCAGAGACAGGACTATAGTGAGGGGAAAATTCGCCATTTAA
- a CDS encoding DNA replication complex GINS family protein, protein MASEEYRVNYSEITKIYRNERKDVLTELPGDFYAKARLYIEELTAEEERSRENSELSAAARSQINEATKLLRHIWEFRTRKLMLLAVSQRHQAEVELRGLADEERALLSKAVSVVRLHEKSSLDGKPQKEEYVTAAKTSVETVKERVETVNEYPEPPAQIAAGIAHTDHEIDHEVGEQKMVLLRFISDAPKFSTEFGDFSLKKGEVANIPAQYAKILTNRKVAVEIASHGI, encoded by the coding sequence ATGGCCTCAGAAGAGTACAGGGTCAACTACAGCGAAATAACAAAGATATACAGGAACGAAAGGAAAGATGTGCTGACCGAACTCCCCGGCGATTTTTACGCGAAGGCCCGTCTCTACATAGAGGAACTGACGGCGGAGGAGGAGAGAAGCCGCGAGAACAGCGAGCTCTCTGCTGCCGCTAGATCACAAATCAATGAGGCGACTAAACTGCTGAGGCACATATGGGAATTCAGGACCAGGAAACTCATGCTGCTGGCTGTGAGCCAGAGACATCAGGCCGAAGTGGAACTCCGCGGGCTCGCAGACGAAGAAAGGGCACTTCTCTCGAAGGCAGTATCCGTTGTAAGACTGCATGAAAAGTCATCACTCGATGGAAAGCCTCAGAAGGAAGAGTATGTTACAGCTGCCAAAACAAGCGTGGAAACAGTGAAGGAGCGCGTCGAAACTGTAAATGAATATCCTGAACCGCCGGCCCAGATTGCCGCTGGGATTGCACACACAGATCATGAGATAGATCATGAGGTTGGTGAGCAGAAGATGGTCCTGCTGCGATTCATCAGCGACGCTCCGAAATTTTCAACAGAATTCGGTGATTTCAGTTTGAAAAAAGGTGAAGTGGCAAACATACCGGCACAGTATGCGAAAATACTCACGAACAGAAAGGTTGCGGTGGAGATTGCATCTCATGGCATTTGA